In Tenacibaculum sp. 190524A02b, the genomic stretch GCAGATTTAGAAGCTGAAATAGAAAAAATAGATTTAGAATTGGCACAGAATTATGAAGAAGTGTCTTCACAACCTAATTTTTTTGAAAGTTATAAAGCTAAAAAAGCAAAGGTTGATGAGTTGATGGAAGAATGGGAGCAAGTAGAGGAAAAAGTGACTGGATATAATTAGTGTTTTCCCTGTTAATTTATGTTTGACATTATAGAAAATACCACCAACCAACAAGTTTTTCTTTCTGTTTTAAAAGAAAAAAAAGTAGAACTTTTTATAAAAAGAGAAGACACAATTCATCCGTTTGTTTCTGGAAATAAGTATAGAAAATTAAAATATAATATTGAAGAAGCAATACATCAGAAAAAACAAACGTTACTTACTTTTGGAGGAGCATTTTCAAATCACATAGCTGCAGTAGCTTCAGCAGGAAACTTATCTAAGTTAAAGACAATAGGAATTATTAGAGGAGAAGAACTTGCTAATAAATTAGATGAAGTTCTAGTAAAGAATGCTACGTTAAAACACGCTTATGAAAATGGAATGCATTTAAAATTTGTGAGTAGAGAAGATTACCGAAAAAAAGAAGAGAACATTTTTATAGAAGTTTTGAAAGAGGAGTTTGGTGATTTTTACCTAATCCCAGAAGGAGGAACTAATGAATTGGCTATTAGAGGTTGCAAAGAAATCTTACAACCTAAAGATGAAAAATTCGATTATATTTGTTGCGCAATAGGAACTGGTGGAACTATTTCAGGGATAATAAACTCGGTTAAAAACCATCAAAAAGTGATAGGATTTCCTGCGTTAAAAGGTGATTTTTTACAAAAAGAAATAGAAAGCCTTGCTAAAAGGAATGATAATTGGGAATTAACAAAAGAATATCATTTTGGAGGTTATGGAAAGTTTAATGAAGAATTGATACGTTTTATCAATCAATTTAAGAAAGAAACAAAAATTCCTTTAGATCCTATATATACTGGTAAAATGCTTTTTGGGATTATAGATATGGTTTCTAAAAATTCTTTTCCAGAAGGAAGTAAAATTTTAGCAATTCATACAGGAGGATTACAAGGAATAAAAGGCGCTAATGAGAAATTGAAAAATAAAGGAGAAATAGTAATAGAATAGCACTTTATAATAAAAATGAAGTTAAGAGTAGGTTTAATTATTGGTATCAGCACGCTTTTTTTAGCAAGTTGTGGATCAAGTAAAAAAGTAGTGGAAAGCCCTAGAAAAAAAGTAATTCTAGAGCGAGAAGATGAAAAAGCACCTGAGTTACCACAATTAGAACAAGTAACAAAAACTAGGAAAACTACTACGAACCATACCGTAGCGTATGTAGAGAAATTTGCACCAATTGCTGTACGTAAAATGTATGAGCATAATATACCTGCAAGTATTACTTTAGCCCAAGGAATTTTAGAGTCTGGAAGTGGAAGAAGCCCTCTTGCAATTCGTTCAAATAATCATTTTGGAATTAAATGTCATAGAGGCTGGCAAGGAAAAAGTGTAACTCATGATGACGATAGAAAAGGAGAATGTTTTAGGAAATACAAATATCCAGAAACCTCTTATGAAGATCATTCTAAGTTTTTAACTTCTCGTAAACGTTATGCCAGTTTATTTAAATTAAAACATACAGATTATAAAGGCTGGGCATATGGATTAAGGAGAGCTGGATACGCGACTGATAAAAGATACCCACAAAAATTAATAGGAATCATCAAAAAATATAATCTAACAAAATATGATTATATGAAACCTTCAAAAACTACACAACCTACTACACCAGTTAAAACAGTAGGGAATTATTACGAAGTTAAAAAAGGAGACACTTTATATTCTATAGCAAGAAAATTTCAAATAAGTGTTAAGCAAATAAAAGAAGTAAATGGCTTACGTGATAATACCATTAGCATTGGACAACATTTATTAATACAATAAAAAAAAGCGAAGACACAACCTTCGCTTTTCTGACAACTATTAAAAATTACCAAGAATAATTTTTCTTTTTGGCCTGTTTTTTAATCGCGTTAATCATCACACGATTAAGTTCATTATTCTTGGAATTTTCGTTTTGCTTTTTCAAAGCATATCTTTTTCTTTTTGTATTTAAATATTGAATTTTTTGTTGTATTACTTCACGTTCTTTACGTTTCTTTTCCACATACACTTCAATTTCTTTTTCCGATTTATTTTGTAATGTTTTTGGTAATTGTTTTTTCTTTAATTTTTTGTAATCAAACTTTTTATCCTTTGAAGCATCTACTAAGTCCCAAGAAGCATTACTATACATTTTTGAGCTTTTAGTAACAGCTCTTTTAACCGCAACCACTTCATCTAAAACTGTAGCATTGGCATCTTGCTTGGCTTGATTACTGTATTTAGAAGCACCTTTATTTCCATAATACAAATACGTTTTGTTTAGTTTTTTATTTAAAATAATAATGTCTTTATCATAAGGAGTAACCACATGTACAATCTTTTTATTATGATTAATCGTCATATAATCACCTTCGCCTAAATGAGCTCCTTCTTGCCAGCTACCTGAAATTCCTTGGTTATAATCTCCACAAAAAATAGTATTCACTGTAATTCCTTTTTCTTTAGCATCAATAATTGCATCTTTAAAATGAGTTTTTCCTTGTGTAAAAGGTTCATTTCCGGCAATAAAAATCATTTTTAAATCATCATTTTGTTTTCCCCATTCTAATTCGTCAATAGAAGTCTGAATAACTTCTCCACAATACTCTTTTCCTCCATTAGTATCTAAAGAAAATAAACGTTCGGAAATAGCATCTAAATCATTTGTAAAAGCCAACACTTTTCTAATAAATCCTTTTTTAATAGCTAAATCATCATTTCCATATTCATACAAGGCAATCTCTAAATTAGGAGATTCTCCTTTACATTTTGCATACGATAGTTCATTAACTATTTCCCACAATTGTGCTTTAGCTTGGTTAATGAGCCCATCCATACTATTACTTGTGTCTAATAATAAAGCCACTTTAATCATTGGTTTGCTAATTTTTTCAGCATCTGTAGCATTTACTGTTCCTATAAACAAGGAAGCTAATAAGAAATATATTGTATGTGTTTTCATAATTTTTTGATTTTAAGATTCTAGATTATTTAATTTCAAAAACCACATGAATGGTTGAAATCAGTTTTATATTTTCAAATTGGATTGTTCCTTTTTCAAAGCTTTTTATTTTGGAGATTCTAGAACTATATAAATTAGAATTTCCTACATAATTGATTTGAGCAAAATCTTGAAAATTTTGTTCCATTTCATTTACTTTAATTGGTTTTCCTGTTTTAGCATTAATAGCATTCAATAAATAATCTGCCTTTTCTTTAGCAGCTTTAATCGCATTAATCCTATTTTTCTTTCTATAGTCAGCTAAATTTGAATGGGTAGCTTTTATAATAGAAGCATCAGTAATTTTTAATTTCTCAAAAACCTTAAAAACCTCCTGTAGCTTATCTATTTGTTTTACTTTTAATAAATACTTACCAACAGAAAAACGTTCCGTTTTCCACCAGCTAGTTTTAGCAACTATGGAATTAATATCAGAGATGTATAATTCTTTTTCAGATATTCCAATAACATTCAATTCATTTTTTAAAGAGTTTTCTATCTTTTTTAAAGTGAGTTTTTCCCCGTTTTCCATTCTTTCCTGAAGACATACATCTATGTGTACTAAATTGGGAACTATTTCCATTTCGGCTTTACCATTTACGTCTATATAAGGATTAGGTTCTTTGTTTATTTGACTAAATAGATTTCCAGATAATAGAATGAATAGTAAAAAGTATAGGTTTTTCATAATTGTTTTTGATTTTTAATAGGGTAAAACTACAAGCAACTTTTTTCTTAAAAAATTAAGAATGAGGGAAACCCGTTTTTACATGAGTAAACAAAACATAGCATTGAGTGAGTGAGTAAAAATGAAGCTAAAAATTAGTCTTTTCAGTAAATCCCCATTTTTTTAATTGATTTTTTGATGATATGTTTACAGCATATTTTTAAATATATTTATACAAAAAGAAAATGTGGCAGAAAATACACGTATTATGTTTTGTTTTAATAACGCAATTAGTATGCGCGCAATATGACTATAATACACCTAGTAAAAAACGTAATATACAATTAGAAGTAATTGAAAAAGAAACAAACAAAGCAATAACCAATGCAGAAGTATCCGTAAATGGAAGTTATTTTTATGTTTCACCAGTAAAAGATAGGTACGAAATAAAAGCTAGAATAGGTGATGAGTTAACAGTACGTCACCCAGATTTTGAGACCGTGTATTATACTATAAGAAGCGGAGATAATATTCGTATTGAAGTAGAAAAACCTTATGAAAAACTCACACAAAAAATAAAAAGAAAGCGTTCTTCTTTCAATAAAAAAAAGATTTCTAAGCCAGATTTCTACAACCAATATTTAGATTCGGTTCGATTTTACGAGAAAAAAGACATTGAAAAAAGTATTGGTTTTGTAAGTAAAATGCTTAAAAGTAACTTGACAAAATCAAGAAAAGCAAATGTTTATGAAGTATTAGCAAACGTTTATTTTTACTGGAAACAATACGATTTAGCGGTAGAAAATTACCAGGCTTCCTTAAAAGAAAAAAATGAACCTATTGTAAGATTGCAACTCGCAAAAGCACAATATTTAGATGGTCAGTATAAAGAAAGTGAAAAGTCATACTTAAGGTGCAGAAAGCAAAAATTGACATTGTATGAAAGTATGTCGCTTTTTGAAGGGTTAGGAGATGTATACAAGAGTTTAAACCAGCTGTCCAAAGCTGAACTAAATTATAAATCAGCACTAATAATTGCAGAGAATAACCAGATAGAGGCTAAGGTTACCGATTTGAATTCTAAGTTAGCTGATCTTTATGCGAAATCTGGAGAAATAAAAAAAGCAGATTCTCTATATCAAAACTCGTTACAATTAGCCAATCAAGAAAATGTAGGAAAGTCTTTAAAGCAAGAAACCAAAGTAGCAGATTACTTTAATACATCACGTCGATTTGATGAAGAGATTGAGTTAAGAAAAGAAAGTTTAAAAAAAGCCAATGAAATAACTATAGAAACAGATGATAAAGAAAGCTTGGTAGACTCCATAACTTCTCAAAAAATTAATTATAAAATTGGATATGCTTATATGTTAAAAGAGGACTATCCAAATGCCATTGAATATTTAGAGAAAAGTGCAAAGGAAGCAGCAAAAAAAGAAGATTTAGAAGTCCAAAAACATGCAGTAAGGAAACTATCAGAAGTATATGCTAAGATTGGGGATAATGTAAAAGCGATGGATTCTTACAGGGAGTTTGTAAGTGTTGTAGATTCATTATATATCCGAAAAGAACAAGAAATTTATCAAGTAAAAAGATTAACAAAAAAGATTGCAGACAATCAAAATAGAATTGCCAGTTTAGAAAAAGATAAAGAATTGTCAGAAAGTAAAATTAATCTAGCTTATAAAGATCAACAGTTAGTACAAGAAAGCAATACACGGCAAGAAATAATTATTTATTCATTGCTAGCAAGTATCTTTTTAATAGTGCTATTGGTGTATTTTATGTATAAAAACATTCGCCAGCAAAAATTAGCTAATAATTTACTAGCATTAAAATCAATGCGTTCACAAATGAATCCACATTTTATTTTTAATGCTTTAAATTCAGTAAATAGTTTTATTGCCGTAAATGATGAAAGGAGTGCCAATAGATATTTATCAGAGTTCTCAGCGTTAATGCGATCGGTATTAGAAAACTCAGATGAGGATTTTATTCCGTTGTCAAAAGAAATAGAATTATTACAATTGTATGTTAAGTTAGAGCATAATCGTTTTCAAGATAAATTTGACTACACGATAATGGTAGATGAAAAAATACCATTAGAAGCGTATTCTATTCCACCAATGTTATTACAACCGTATATAGAAAATGCTATATGGCATGGATTGCGTTATAAGAAGGAGAAAGGAAAACTTCAGATAACAATGAACCAAATTAATGAACAAGAAATTAGTATTTGTATTGAAGATGACGGAGTAGGAAGAAAAAAATCGATGGAGATGAAAACCAAAAATCAGTTAAAACAAAAATCAAAAGGAATGAGTACAATCAAAAACAGAATTGATATTTTAAATGATATGTACCAAGATAAAGTAACAGTAAATGTAACGGATGCTATTGCAGACGGATCAGGAACAAAAGTTGTATTACAATTAAAAAGAGATTAAAAAGGAGCCATATGAAAATAAAAGCCATAATAGTAGAAGACGAAGCCATAAGTAGAGATATTTTAAGAAACTATTTATCAAAATATTGCCCTAATGTAGAATTAGTAGGAGAGGCAAGTAATATTGAAGAAGGTTACGCATTGATACAAAAACATGAGTTAGACTTGGTATTTTTAGATGTTGAAATGCCTTATGGAAATGCTTTTGACTTATTAGAAAAGGTAGAAAATAGGACTTTTGAAACTATTTTTGTAACTGCCTATGATCATTATGCAATAGAAGCTTTAAACAATCAGGCATCATACTATTTATTAAAACCTATTTCTATAGATGAGTTAATAAAAGCGGTAAACCATGTCACTGAAATAAAAGAGAAAGAAGTTCAGCTAGAAAACTCAGTATTGGCACCAACAGAAATTGTAAAGTCAGGAAAAATAACCATACCTCAACAAGACGGATTTGAGGTATTAGAAGTTAATGACATTCTTTTTTGCAAGGCAGATGATAATTACACAGAAATATACTTGAGTAATAGGAAAAAAGTAGTTAGTAAAACACTGAAACATTTTGAAAACATACTAGAAGAGTATGCGTTTGCAAGAGTACATAAATCCTATTTGGTAAACATAAATGCTGTAATCAAATACAAAAAAGGAAAAGGAGGTAGCATTGTATTGTTAAATGGACAAGAAATTATGGTGTCAGCAACTAAAAAAGCGAATCTTTTATCCTATTTTAAATAGATGAAAACTAAACACATGAAAATAATAAAACAAATAAGAGGAAAGTATCCACAAATACCAGAAGATTGTTATGTAGCAGAAAATGCGACGATTGTAGGTGAGGTAACTATGGGAAAAGAATGTAGTGTATGGTTTAATGCCGTTATTCGTGGAGATGTACACTACATAAAAATGGGAGATAAAGTAAATGTTCAAGACGGTGCAGTAATTCATGCAACCTATCAAAAATCACCAACTACTATAGGAAATAATGTATCTATAGGCCATAATGCAATTGTTCACGGTTGTACAA encodes the following:
- a CDS encoding 1-aminocyclopropane-1-carboxylate deaminase/D-cysteine desulfhydrase; translation: MFDIIENTTNQQVFLSVLKEKKVELFIKREDTIHPFVSGNKYRKLKYNIEEAIHQKKQTLLTFGGAFSNHIAAVASAGNLSKLKTIGIIRGEELANKLDEVLVKNATLKHAYENGMHLKFVSREDYRKKEENIFIEVLKEEFGDFYLIPEGGTNELAIRGCKEILQPKDEKFDYICCAIGTGGTISGIINSVKNHQKVIGFPALKGDFLQKEIESLAKRNDNWELTKEYHFGGYGKFNEELIRFINQFKKETKIPLDPIYTGKMLFGIIDMVSKNSFPEGSKILAIHTGGLQGIKGANEKLKNKGEIVIE
- a CDS encoding glucosaminidase domain-containing protein; the encoded protein is MKLRVGLIIGISTLFLASCGSSKKVVESPRKKVILEREDEKAPELPQLEQVTKTRKTTTNHTVAYVEKFAPIAVRKMYEHNIPASITLAQGILESGSGRSPLAIRSNNHFGIKCHRGWQGKSVTHDDDRKGECFRKYKYPETSYEDHSKFLTSRKRYASLFKLKHTDYKGWAYGLRRAGYATDKRYPQKLIGIIKKYNLTKYDYMKPSKTTQPTTPVKTVGNYYEVKKGDTLYSIARKFQISVKQIKEVNGLRDNTISIGQHLLIQ
- a CDS encoding vWA domain-containing protein gives rise to the protein MKTHTIYFLLASLFIGTVNATDAEKISKPMIKVALLLDTSNSMDGLINQAKAQLWEIVNELSYAKCKGESPNLEIALYEYGNDDLAIKKGFIRKVLAFTNDLDAISERLFSLDTNGGKEYCGEVIQTSIDELEWGKQNDDLKMIFIAGNEPFTQGKTHFKDAIIDAKEKGITVNTIFCGDYNQGISGSWQEGAHLGEGDYMTINHNKKIVHVVTPYDKDIIILNKKLNKTYLYYGNKGASKYSNQAKQDANATVLDEVVAVKRAVTKSSKMYSNASWDLVDASKDKKFDYKKLKKKQLPKTLQNKSEKEIEVYVEKKRKEREVIQQKIQYLNTKRKRYALKKQNENSKNNELNRVMINAIKKQAKKKNYSW
- a CDS encoding SIMPL domain-containing protein; this translates as MKNLYFLLFILLSGNLFSQINKEPNPYIDVNGKAEMEIVPNLVHIDVCLQERMENGEKLTLKKIENSLKNELNVIGISEKELYISDINSIVAKTSWWKTERFSVGKYLLKVKQIDKLQEVFKVFEKLKITDASIIKATHSNLADYRKKNRINAIKAAKEKADYLLNAINAKTGKPIKVNEMEQNFQDFAQINYVGNSNLYSSRISKIKSFEKGTIQFENIKLISTIHVVFEIK
- a CDS encoding histidine kinase — encoded protein: MWQKIHVLCFVLITQLVCAQYDYNTPSKKRNIQLEVIEKETNKAITNAEVSVNGSYFYVSPVKDRYEIKARIGDELTVRHPDFETVYYTIRSGDNIRIEVEKPYEKLTQKIKRKRSSFNKKKISKPDFYNQYLDSVRFYEKKDIEKSIGFVSKMLKSNLTKSRKANVYEVLANVYFYWKQYDLAVENYQASLKEKNEPIVRLQLAKAQYLDGQYKESEKSYLRCRKQKLTLYESMSLFEGLGDVYKSLNQLSKAELNYKSALIIAENNQIEAKVTDLNSKLADLYAKSGEIKKADSLYQNSLQLANQENVGKSLKQETKVADYFNTSRRFDEEIELRKESLKKANEITIETDDKESLVDSITSQKINYKIGYAYMLKEDYPNAIEYLEKSAKEAAKKEDLEVQKHAVRKLSEVYAKIGDNVKAMDSYREFVSVVDSLYIRKEQEIYQVKRLTKKIADNQNRIASLEKDKELSESKINLAYKDQQLVQESNTRQEIIIYSLLASIFLIVLLVYFMYKNIRQQKLANNLLALKSMRSQMNPHFIFNALNSVNSFIAVNDERSANRYLSEFSALMRSVLENSDEDFIPLSKEIELLQLYVKLEHNRFQDKFDYTIMVDEKIPLEAYSIPPMLLQPYIENAIWHGLRYKKEKGKLQITMNQINEQEISICIEDDGVGRKKSMEMKTKNQLKQKSKGMSTIKNRIDILNDMYQDKVTVNVTDAIADGSGTKVVLQLKRD
- a CDS encoding LytTR family DNA-binding domain-containing protein, which gives rise to MKIKAIIVEDEAISRDILRNYLSKYCPNVELVGEASNIEEGYALIQKHELDLVFLDVEMPYGNAFDLLEKVENRTFETIFVTAYDHYAIEALNNQASYYLLKPISIDELIKAVNHVTEIKEKEVQLENSVLAPTEIVKSGKITIPQQDGFEVLEVNDILFCKADDNYTEIYLSNRKKVVSKTLKHFENILEEYAFARVHKSYLVNINAVIKYKKGKGGSIVLLNGQEIMVSATKKANLLSYFK
- a CDS encoding gamma carbonic anhydrase family protein, whose amino-acid sequence is MKIIKQIRGKYPQIPEDCYVAENATIVGEVTMGKECSVWFNAVIRGDVHYIKMGDKVNVQDGAVIHATYQKSPTTIGNNVSIGHNAIVHGCTIHDNVLVGMGSIIMDDCVVESNSIIAAGAVVTKNTVVESGSIYAGVPAKKVKDISQELISGEIDRIANNYVKYASWFQE